One part of the Myxococcales bacterium genome encodes these proteins:
- a CDS encoding glycosyltransferase family 39 protein encodes MPSASVPPPAEAIQPDRVVDPDGWLVITSWVVIALSAAQILLLSFGRDQGIYATVADGILRGQMPYRDVWDFKPPGIYVVYALAQALFGKTMLAPRLLEVAGLIGMIFGFMRLSEVFFGVKRVEIVGGAVAALIHAQLEFWHTAQPETFGGFLTVWALVLTAAEGKRSRRLWRWLAIGALFGCAFLLKPPLGGGAIVCALFLSRDEWAREGKWQAAVLPFAVIAVGSLFPIAACGLWFKMRGAWDALSWTLFEFTPGYTKLGWTNRSAPEMFYWGTEELFFRFSALAAAGFIAAIVIRPMHESERRGLFLLLGVIAIHLAGIALQGKFFQYHYAATLPLLALLGGLGLYKLWRRTLGTGATGVVAFMAFVVVATSMRIAVRDLGSFWDRAVLRTGYLLRMGPINSRELLDKELYRVADYNLDADRQVALEVQRRTAPGTKIFVWGFEPGIYWMSDRQASTRYIYDVPQRVSWGRERARAELIAELKQNPPALFITQRGDRFTWVTGDDYDSAEALVHFPELLRIVSDEFELAVTIEDFDVYTRKGEKPQ; translated from the coding sequence ATGCCCAGCGCTTCGGTGCCGCCGCCGGCTGAGGCGATCCAGCCCGACCGCGTGGTGGACCCCGATGGTTGGCTGGTCATCACGTCGTGGGTCGTGATCGCGCTGTCGGCTGCGCAGATCCTGCTGCTGTCGTTCGGGCGCGACCAGGGCATCTACGCCACCGTCGCCGACGGCATCCTGCGCGGACAGATGCCATATCGGGATGTCTGGGACTTCAAACCCCCCGGCATCTACGTCGTCTACGCCCTGGCTCAGGCCCTGTTCGGCAAGACCATGCTCGCGCCCCGCCTGCTCGAGGTCGCCGGTCTGATCGGCATGATCTTCGGTTTCATGCGCCTGTCGGAGGTCTTCTTCGGAGTCAAACGCGTCGAGATCGTGGGGGGCGCGGTCGCGGCGCTGATCCACGCCCAGCTCGAGTTCTGGCACACGGCGCAACCCGAGACCTTCGGAGGCTTTCTGACCGTGTGGGCGCTGGTGCTCACCGCCGCCGAAGGCAAACGCAGTCGCCGCCTCTGGCGCTGGCTCGCCATCGGTGCGCTCTTCGGTTGTGCGTTCTTGCTCAAACCACCGCTCGGCGGCGGTGCCATCGTGTGTGCGCTCTTTCTTTCCCGGGACGAGTGGGCGCGCGAAGGCAAATGGCAGGCAGCGGTCTTGCCGTTCGCGGTCATCGCCGTCGGCAGCCTCTTTCCCATCGCCGCCTGCGGGCTCTGGTTCAAAATGCGCGGCGCCTGGGACGCCCTCTCGTGGACCCTGTTCGAGTTCACGCCGGGATACACCAAACTCGGCTGGACCAACCGCAGCGCGCCGGAGATGTTCTACTGGGGAACGGAGGAGCTCTTCTTCCGCTTCTCGGCCCTTGCCGCCGCCGGCTTCATCGCTGCCATCGTGATCCGGCCGATGCACGAGAGCGAACGGCGTGGCCTGTTCCTCTTGCTCGGTGTGATCGCCATCCATCTGGCGGGCATCGCCCTGCAAGGCAAATTCTTCCAGTATCACTACGCCGCGACGTTGCCGTTGCTCGCGCTGCTCGGGGGCTTGGGCCTGTACAAACTCTGGCGCCGCACGCTGGGCACCGGCGCGACCGGCGTCGTGGCCTTCATGGCGTTCGTGGTGGTCGCCACCAGCATGCGGATCGCGGTGCGGGATCTCGGCAGCTTCTGGGATCGCGCAGTCCTGCGCACGGGCTATCTGCTGCGCATGGGCCCGATCAACTCCCGCGAGCTGCTCGACAAGGAGCTCTACCGCGTCGCCGACTACAACCTGGACGCGGACCGGCAGGTGGCGCTCGAGGTGCAGCGGCGCACCGCGCCCGGCACCAAGATCTTCGTCTGGGGTTTCGAGCCGGGCATCTACTGGATGTCGGACCGGCAGGCCTCGACCCGCTACATCTACGACGTGCCACAGCGAGTGTCGTGGGGGCGTGAACGAGCCCGCGCGGAGTTGATTGCGGAGCTGAAGCAGAACCCCCCCGCGCTCTTCATCACCCAGCGGGGTGACCGCTTCACCTGGGTCACCGGGGACGACTACGACTCGGCCGAGGCGCTCGTCCATTTTCCGGAGCTGCTCCGGATCGTGAGCGACGAGTTCGAGCTGGCGGTGACGATCGAGGACTTCGACGTCTACACACGCAAGGGCGAAAAGCCCCAGTAG